DNA sequence from the Staphylococcus epidermidis genome:
CGATTTTTGATTATAATCAAATTAAACAAATTATCCCACATAGACAACCTTTTTTACTAATAGATAAAATTGTAGAGTATGAAGAAGGTAAAAGGTGTGTAGGACTAAAGCAAGTATCAGGTAATGAACCATTTTTCCAGGGACATTTCCCTAATTACGCTGTGATGCCTGGTGTTCTTATTACAGAAGCTTTAGCGCAAACTGGTGCAGTAGCTATGTTAAATAGTGAAGAAAATAAAGGGAAAATAGCATTGTTTGCAGGCATTGATAAGTGTCGCTTCAAAAAACAAGTCGTACCTGGAGATACATTAATGTTGGAAGTTGAAATAACTAAAATAAAAGGTCCTATTGGTAAGGGTTCGGCTAAAGCGACTGTTGATGGCCAACTTGCTTGTAGCTGTGAACTTACTTTTGCTATTCAAGATGCTTAATCTTAGATAATTAAACTCTTTAGGTAAAATAATTCGTATTGTGATAACAAAATAGTAAAACTTATTTAAAGAATATCGCACAGATTATTGACCTAACACTTTATGTATATTGAATTTCTGGTTGAAATACTTTAAGTCAGGTCTCGCCTAGAAATATAAGTATCAAATGGCAGTACTTTTTAATATAGTAATCTCTGTTCGTAAAGAGCCTGGAACAATGGTTAATTCATGTTCTAGGCTTTATTTATGTTCAATATTTAAAATTGTATATGATTTAAATATATGAAAATTAAATGTTTTATAATTACCCTTGGTGTTTATCTTTCGATTTTCTCATCTTTCAACTTAGGTTTTGATTGCATCATACGATTAAATGTTTTTTTCAACTTTTCACCTGTAAGTCCTTCATCAACTAATTCTTCTAATAAACTCTCAGCGTATTCTTGTCTCAAAGTGTAGATGTGACATTCTAAAACGACTGACATTGAATATTTAAAATTTTTAACGCTTTTAACTGTTGCATTAAATAACGCTGGATCGTTAGCAGGTCTTGTGATGACTACTCTAATATCTAAAAGTTGTTTGTTATCCTTATATTGCTTAAATGTTTCATAGTGTTCATTTGAAATTACTATTTCTAGTAACCACCCAGTGCCACTTCCTTCTTTATTTATAATCACACCATCTTCAATGACGTATTCTGATATTGCACCATGTTCATTCACAATTTGAAATCTTACTGCCTTAAAAGTTTTCATAATATCACTTCTCCAAATTTTTTTATTAATACAATAATAGAAATTTATGTCAGATTTAGATATAATACTTCAATATTTTCTTTAAATATATCAAAATCTCATCGTCATTTACTAACAATTTCAATAAAATTGTGGTTTTGACCAGTGAACTAAGCTCAGTTATGATTAGAACATAAGAAGGAGGTGACACATGTTAAATAAAATAGTCATTGTTGGTAGAATGACGAAAGATGCTCAAATCTATGAAAAGGAGGATAACAAAATAGCAACATTTTGCGTTGCTACAGAAAGAAACTACAAAGATGATAATAATGAAATTTCTACAGATTATTTACTTTGTAAAGCTTTCGGTAAAACTGCCACTAATATTGAAAAGTACACTAGTCAAGGTACTTTAGTAGGTATAACTGGACAAATGCGTTCAAGAAAATATGAAAAAGAAGGCCAAACACATTTTGTTACAGAATTATACGTTGAAACAATAAAATTCATGTCCCCAAAAAATAAAAACAATGAAACTCCCTCTGATAATCAATTTGAAAACAACACTTATCAACCTGATGATTTAGAAATAATTCATATTTAAACAACTAACTTTTCCTTTAAAACTCCATCCTATATTTAATAAATTAATTTATCCTTTCTTTCAATTATACTCGAGCGGCCTTTGTTAATCATAAAATATTAATAAAAGGTCGCTTTAAATACATAGCAAAGGCCTATAATTTCAATAATTATCTGATAAATTTCATTTGTATTACAACGATATTGTAGTAATATGACTCGAAAAAACTATCATGATAGGAATCATTACGGTTATTCATAAAAATTAGCATCCTATTTCATGTAATTGTAGTGTAAAAAATAGGCGTTTATTTTTATTTCAGTGTAACCTGCACGATTTTTATAGATGTTACAGTGGGTTACGTAAACAAATTAAGAAAACAAATCACTTTTAGGAGGATTTTTAATAATGAAAAAAACATTAGTTGCATCATCATTAGCTATAGGACTAGGCGTTGTAGCAGGTAACGCAGGTCATGACGCACATGCAAGTGAGACTACAAATGTTGATAAAGCAGAGTTAGCTCAAAAAGCGTTAACTAATGATCAATCACTAAATGAAAGCCCTGTTCAAGAAGGTGCTTATAATATTAATTTTGATTACAATGGTAATTCATATCATTTTGAATCTGATGGTTCTACTTGGAGTTGGAGTTATGAATCAACAAACAATGCTACGCAACCTGTTCAACCAAGCCAATCTCAAGTAGCTACACAACAACAACCTGTACAAGTATCAGCACCACAAAATGAGCAAACAGCACAACCACAAACAAAATCAACATCTACAAGTCAAACTTCTTCAAGTAAAGCTTCAAGTGGTTCATCAGTAAATGTAAATTCACATTTACAACAAATTGCTCAACGTGAATCAGGTGGCGATATTCATGCAATAAACCCATCTTCAGGTGCAGCAGGTAAATATCAATTCTTACAATCAACTTGGGATTCTGTTGCTCCAAGTCAATATAAAGGTGTTTCACCTGCAAAAGCTCCAGAAAGCGTACAAGACCGAGCAGCAGTAAAATTATATAATACTGGTGGCCCAGGTCATTGGGTAACTGCATAATTAAAATATGAAGTATCTACCATCTTCTCGAATTTGAGAAGATGGTTTTTTATTGTACGACTTATTTGATTTACATGTAATCGTTTGCTATGGTTGATAATGAATCATATATTATTTGCTACTAGGGGAGCCAAAAGGCTGAGATGAATGTATTCAGACCCTTATAACCTGATTTGGTTAATACCAACGTAGGAAAGTAGTTATTAACTATTCGTCATTGAGATGTCTTGGTCTAACTACTTTCTTCGCTGGGAAGTAGTTTTATTTTTTGAGGAGGCTAATTATGACATTTTCAAAAGAGTTGAGGGAAGCATCAAGACCTATTATTGATGACATTTACAATGATGGTTTTATTCAAGATTTACTAGCAGGTAAGTTATCTAATCAAGCTGTAAGACAATACTTAAGAGCAGACGCTTCTTATTTAAAAGAGTTTACAAATATTTATGCAATGCTCATACCCAAAATGAGTTCTATGGAAGATGTTAAATTTCTAGTAGAACAAATTGAGTTTATGTTAGAAGGAGAAGTTGAAGCGCATGAGGTTCTAGCTGATTTCATTAATGAACCATATGAAGAAATAGTAAAAGAAAAAGTATGGCCACCAAGTGGTGATCATTATATTAAACATATGTACTTCAATGCATTTGCACGTGAAAATGCAGCCTTCACGATTGCAGCGATGGCACCCTGTCCATACGTCTACGCTGTCATTGGTAAACGTGCGATGGAAGATCCCAAATTAAATAAAGAATCAGTGACTTCTAAATGGTTTCAATTTTATAGTACTGAAATGGACGAACTTGTTGATGTGTTCGATCAATTGATGGACCGTTTAACTAAACATTGTAGTGAGACAGAAAAAAAAGAGATTAAAGAAAATTTCTTGCAAAGTACTATTCATGAGAGACATTTCTTCAATATGGCATATATTAATGAAAAATGGGAATATGGGGGAAATAACAATGAATAAACCTAAAATTGCACTAACAATAGCAGGCACAGATCCCACCGGTGGGGCAGGTGTTATGGCGGATTTAAAATCATTTCACGCGTGTGGCGTTTATGGTATGGCCACTATAACAAGTATCGTTGCTCAAAATACCCTAGGAGTTCAACATATCCATAATTTAGAATCTTCATGGGTAAAGGAACAACTTGATAGTGTGTTTGATGATGAATTACCACAAGCTATCAAAACGGGTATGATTGCAACAAAAAAAACGATGGAGTTGATTCAAAGTTACTTAAAGGAACATTCCAATATTCCTTATGTGATTGATCCAGTTATGCTTGCCAAAAGTGGTGATTCATTGATGGATGAAAATACTAAAAATCATTTGCAATCAACATTATTACCTTTGGCTGATGTTGTCACTCCGAATATACCTGAAGCTGAGGAAATTACTGGTATTAAAATTAATGATGAAGAAAGCATACGTAAAGCAGGTCAAATCTTTATTAATGAAATTGGTAGTAAGGGTGTTGTAATTAAGGGAGGGCATTCAGCCGATTTAAATAATGCTAAAGATTTTCTTTTTACTAAGAATGAAACGTATACCTTTGAGAACAAACGCTTTGATACTAAACATACTCATGGAACTGGTTGTACTTTTTCAGCAGTTATTACAGCAGAATTAGCTAAAGGTCGTTCCATAAAAGATGCAGTTAAAAAAGCAAAAGAGTTTATTTCATTAAGTATTGAACATACCCCAGAAATTGGCAAGGGGAGAGGACCTGTAAATCATTTTGCTTATATGAAGAAAGTAGGTTTAGATGATGAATAATTTAGAACGATTACGTTCAGAAAATCCACTCGTAATTTGCTATACCAATGATGTTGTGAAAAACTTTACTGCGAATGGTTTACTAAGTTTAGGTGCTAGTCCCGCAATGAGTGAGGCACCAGAAGAAGCTGAAGATTTTACTCGAATGGCTAGTGCGCTTTTAATTAACATCGGTACACTCACACGTGAAAATGAAGAAGACATTATCAAAATAGGTAAAATTGCTAATCAGCAAGGTACACCAATAGTTTTTGATCCAGTGGCAGTTGGTGCTTCTACATATCGTAAAAATTTTTGTCAACGTTTTCTTGGTGAAGTTAATGTCACAGTAATAAAAGGCAATGCTTCAGAAATATTGACATTAATAGATTTTAATACAACTATGAAAGGTACTGACAGTGACAGCGAATTAGATTCAGTAAATATTGCAAAAAAAGCGGCTAATACTTTAAATACTGCTATTGTCATTACTGGAAAAGATGATATTATTGCAAAAAATGAGAAAATAATTAAATTATCTAATGGTTCTCCGCTTCTTACTAAAATCACGGGGGCTGGATGCTTGTTAGGTGGTGTATTAGCAAGTTTCTTGTTTAGAAATACTCAACCTTCAATTGATTTATTAGTTGAAGCGGTAAGTGTCTACAACATCGCAGCAGAATTTGCTGAACAAGCGCCTCATGTAAATGGACCTAGTACTTTTCTATCTGAACTGCTAGATCAACTTTATCAGATGAATGACATTACTTATAAAAATCAAGTCAAAAAGGTAGAGATATGAATATGATGTTTGATTCAAAACAATTATCAGTCTATTTTATTTGCGGAACACAAGATATACCTAAAAATAAATCAATTGAGCAAGTTCTCAAAGAGGCATTAGAAGCTGGAATCACGCTATATCAATTTCGTGAAAAAGGTCCGAATGCACTAAAAGGGGAAAAGAAAAAACAGTTAGCCTTAAAACTTAAACAATTATGTCACTCATATCACGTACCTATGATAGTTAATGATGATGTTCAATTAGCCCAAGAGATTAATGCTGATGGCATTCATGTAGGTCAAGATGATATGGAAATTCAACAATTTGCAAGCCAATTTAAAAATAAGATTATAGGTTTAAGTGTTGGGAATTTGAAAGAGTATCAACAATCTGATTTGTCTAAAGTTGATTACATTGGAGTAGGTCCAATGTATACAACATCATCAAAAGATGACGCTAGTAAACCTGTTGGTCCATCTATGATATCTCAATTAAGATTATATATTCATGATTTTCCTATAGTTGCCATTGGAGGTATAAATGAAACTAACGTGCAGCCTATTGTTGACGAAGGTGCAGATGGTATTTCTGTCATCTCAGCTATTACACGTAGTACCAATATAGACAAAACGGTTAAATATTTCTTAAGATATTTCACCTAAATCTCTATTTTTTCTACTTTTTGTTTTCTACTATTGAATTAGTATGATAAAATATACTCTATGTGAATATAACATTAGAGGTGGAAAAATGAAGAAAAAAGCGTTACTACCTTTGTTTTTGGGAATAATGATTTTTCTAGCAGGTTGTGATTACTCTACACCTGAGAAGCAAGATGGATTCTTCTTTAATACTTTTGTTCAACCTATGAAACATCTCTTACAGTGGTTAGGAAATGATGTTTTTCATAATAATTTTGGACTAGCAATTATTGTATTAGTTCTTTTCATTCGTTTAATCTTGTTACCATTTATGTTATCTAACTATAAAAATAGTCACATGATGCGTGAGAAAATGAAAGTGGCTAAACCTGAAGTAGATGGCATTCAAGAAAAGGTTAAACGTGCGCGAACACAAGAAGAAAAAATGGCTGCAAACCAAGAACTTATGGAAGTTTATAAAAAATATGATATGAACCCTATGAAGAGCATGTTAGGATGTTTACCTATACTTATTCAAATGCCAATTATTATGGGATTATACTTTGTATTAAAAGATAAGCTTGTAAATGGTTTATCTGAACATCCGCATTTCTTATGGTTCAATTTAACTAAGCCTGATATTTGGATTACAGTTATTGCCGGTGTGCTATACTTTATTCAAGCTGTAGTTTCAAGCAAAACGATGCCTCAAGAGCAACGTCAGATGGGCTATATGATGATGGTTATTTCTCCAATAATGATTATTTGGATTTCTTTACAAGCATCATCAGCTTTAGGTTTATATTGGTCTGTCAGTGCATTATTCTTAGTAATTCAAACGCATTTTGCTAATATTTATTACTCTAAACTTGCTAAAAAAGAAGTTCAACCTTTTATTGAAAAGTATGAAAGAGAACATAATCCATATTCAAAGAAAAAAGGGAAAAATACTCAAGTAGTATCAAAAAAGAATAAAAAATAATAAACAATAACCTGAGACATCAATCGTTGTCTCAGGTATTTTTTGTGGTAGATGCTAATGGACTTTGGTTAAAACATGAGTTAACAATATATCTTTTATTTGAATTTACTCTTTATTAAAATTCCACTCTGACATAAATTGTTTGAGATATTGAATCATAAATTGATGTCTTTCTTCAGCAAGTTTTTTTGCAGTAGGAGTGTGCATTAAATCTTTTAATTTAAATAATTTTTCATAAAAATGTTTTATTGCTGAATTGTCTAATTCTTCAACGAGAGACGTATGTAACTCTTCATTTGAAAGCTTCGTTTCAGTCCACATAGGTTCACCAAAGTGTCCTGAAAACTGGAATGTTCTCGCAATGCCGATTGCTCCTATTGCATCTAGGCGATCAGCATCTCTAACGATTTCACCATCTATTGAAAGTTTAACGTGATTATTTTTACCAGCTCGATAACTCATATGTTTAATAATATAGAGAACTTGTTGTGATATTTCACTGCTTAAATCTAGGGTAGATAAGAACTGTTTAAGCTGATCATATGCTAAAATTTCATCAGTTAATTTACTATCAACAGTATCATGCAATAAAGATGATAGTTCTATAACAAGTGTATCTGTTATATTTTCTCGTTTAGCGATATAACAAGCGTTGTTATAGACACGTTCCACATGTGCAATATCATGTCCAGTTGTATCATGTTGATGGAAACTTTTCATATACTCATAAGCTTTTTTAATCTTCATTCTTGAGTTCATAGATAGACTCCTTACTTAATTTAAAAGTAGCAAAGTATTTAATTTTTTACATTTAGTATTTAATAGTATCTTTGACATCCTTTATAATGGTTTAATTAATGAAACTACTTATCCTATTACATTAAAGAAGATATAAATGAAGAAGTGAACCTTTCGTTAAGCGTTCACTTCTTGCAAATTATTATAAAATTGGAGAAAGTAGTTGCGAAATCCCTTCTTTGAATTTAACTAGCAGATTTCGTTTAGCATATTCTTCAGAAGTGAGCTTGTTAGATAATTTCATATCATTAATGAAAGCTTGTTTTAATGATCGTGCTACGCCTTCATCATAAATAAAAGCATTGACCTCAAAGTTTAATGTAAAGCTTCGATTATCCATATTGGCAGTTCCTACACTTGCTACCTCATCATCAATGACAAGTGTTTTTGAATGTAGAAAACCATTATCATAATGATAGACATTAACGCCAGCTTCAAGTAAAGACGCTACGTTTTTAAGCGTAGCCCAATAAACAAAGGGATGATCACGTTTGTTAGGAACCATGATGTTAACATCCACACCACCAAGCGCTGCAATTTTAATCGAATCTAAAAAAGCTTGATCGGGAATGAAGTATGGTGATTGAATGTATATAGATTCTTTGGCTGATGAAATCATTTTTAAATAACCATATTTAATTTGTTCCCAATCTTCATCAGGCCCACTTGAAGCAATTTGTATGCCTATCGTACCACCAGAGTCAACATCAGGAAAATATCGAGATTCATAAGTTAAATTGTCACGAGTTGATTGTGA
Encoded proteins:
- the fabZ gene encoding 3-hydroxyacyl-ACP dehydratase FabZ, whose product is METIFDYNQIKQIIPHRQPFLLIDKIVEYEEGKRCVGLKQVSGNEPFFQGHFPNYAVMPGVLITEALAQTGAVAMLNSEENKGKIALFAGIDKCRFKKQVVPGDTLMLEVEITKIKGPIGKGSAKATVDGQLACSCELTFAIQDA
- a CDS encoding YwpF-like family protein; the encoded protein is MKTFKAVRFQIVNEHGAISEYVIEDGVIINKEGSGTGWLLEIVISNEHYETFKQYKDNKQLLDIRVVITRPANDPALFNATVKSVKNFKYSMSVVLECHIYTLRQEYAESLLEELVDEGLTGEKLKKTFNRMMQSKPKLKDEKIER
- a CDS encoding single-stranded DNA-binding protein yields the protein MLNKIVIVGRMTKDAQIYEKEDNKIATFCVATERNYKDDNNEISTDYLLCKAFGKTATNIEKYTSQGTLVGITGQMRSRKYEKEGQTHFVTELYVETIKFMSPKNKNNETPSDNQFENNTYQPDDLEIIHI
- a CDS encoding transglycosylase family protein translates to MKKTLVASSLAIGLGVVAGNAGHDAHASETTNVDKAELAQKALTNDQSLNESPVQEGAYNINFDYNGNSYHFESDGSTWSWSYESTNNATQPVQPSQSQVATQQQPVQVSAPQNEQTAQPQTKSTSTSQTSSSKASSGSSVNVNSHLQQIAQRESGGDIHAINPSSGAAGKYQFLQSTWDSVAPSQYKGVSPAKAPESVQDRAAVKLYNTGGPGHWVTA
- the tenA gene encoding thiaminase II translates to MTFSKELREASRPIIDDIYNDGFIQDLLAGKLSNQAVRQYLRADASYLKEFTNIYAMLIPKMSSMEDVKFLVEQIEFMLEGEVEAHEVLADFINEPYEEIVKEKVWPPSGDHYIKHMYFNAFARENAAFTIAAMAPCPYVYAVIGKRAMEDPKLNKESVTSKWFQFYSTEMDELVDVFDQLMDRLTKHCSETEKKEIKENFLQSTIHERHFFNMAYINEKWEYGGNNNE
- the thiD gene encoding bifunctional hydroxymethylpyrimidine kinase/phosphomethylpyrimidine kinase gives rise to the protein MNKPKIALTIAGTDPTGGAGVMADLKSFHACGVYGMATITSIVAQNTLGVQHIHNLESSWVKEQLDSVFDDELPQAIKTGMIATKKTMELIQSYLKEHSNIPYVIDPVMLAKSGDSLMDENTKNHLQSTLLPLADVVTPNIPEAEEITGIKINDEESIRKAGQIFINEIGSKGVVIKGGHSADLNNAKDFLFTKNETYTFENKRFDTKHTHGTGCTFSAVITAELAKGRSIKDAVKKAKEFISLSIEHTPEIGKGRGPVNHFAYMKKVGLDDE
- the thiM gene encoding hydroxyethylthiazole kinase; its protein translation is MNNLERLRSENPLVICYTNDVVKNFTANGLLSLGASPAMSEAPEEAEDFTRMASALLINIGTLTRENEEDIIKIGKIANQQGTPIVFDPVAVGASTYRKNFCQRFLGEVNVTVIKGNASEILTLIDFNTTMKGTDSDSELDSVNIAKKAANTLNTAIVITGKDDIIAKNEKIIKLSNGSPLLTKITGAGCLLGGVLASFLFRNTQPSIDLLVEAVSVYNIAAEFAEQAPHVNGPSTFLSELLDQLYQMNDITYKNQVKKVEI
- the thiE gene encoding thiamine phosphate synthase; protein product: MFDSKQLSVYFICGTQDIPKNKSIEQVLKEALEAGITLYQFREKGPNALKGEKKKQLALKLKQLCHSYHVPMIVNDDVQLAQEINADGIHVGQDDMEIQQFASQFKNKIIGLSVGNLKEYQQSDLSKVDYIGVGPMYTTSSKDDASKPVGPSMISQLRLYIHDFPIVAIGGINETNVQPIVDEGADGISVISAITRSTNIDKTVKYFLRYFT
- the yidC gene encoding membrane protein insertase YidC, with the protein product MKKKALLPLFLGIMIFLAGCDYSTPEKQDGFFFNTFVQPMKHLLQWLGNDVFHNNFGLAIIVLVLFIRLILLPFMLSNYKNSHMMREKMKVAKPEVDGIQEKVKRARTQEEKMAANQELMEVYKKYDMNPMKSMLGCLPILIQMPIIMGLYFVLKDKLVNGLSEHPHFLWFNLTKPDIWITVIAGVLYFIQAVVSSKTMPQEQRQMGYMMMVISPIMIIWISLQASSALGLYWSVSALFLVIQTHFANIYYSKLAKKEVQPFIEKYEREHNPYSKKKGKNTQVVSKKNKK
- a CDS encoding HD domain-containing protein, giving the protein MNSRMKIKKAYEYMKSFHQHDTTGHDIAHVERVYNNACYIAKRENITDTLVIELSSLLHDTVDSKLTDEILAYDQLKQFLSTLDLSSEISQQVLYIIKHMSYRAGKNNHVKLSIDGEIVRDADRLDAIGAIGIARTFQFSGHFGEPMWTETKLSNEELHTSLVEELDNSAIKHFYEKLFKLKDLMHTPTAKKLAEERHQFMIQYLKQFMSEWNFNKE